CTCCCCGTGATAAGCGCCCTCAAAGGCCACAAAGGTCCGTCGGCCTGTCTTCACGAAAGCCGTCTTGAGGGCCCCCTCGATGGCCTCGGTGCCGCTGTTGGTCGGATAAATGGCCGTCAATCCCTCGGGCAGGAGCGTCTTGAGCCGGCGGGCCCACCGGACCTGAATCTCGGCGGGCCACACGCCGTACACCATGACGTGGGCATGTTGCCGGACTTGCCGGGCGACGGCCCGCTCGACGGCCGGATGCCGATGGCCCAAGACGTTGACCATCAGGCCCGACGTCAGGTCCATCCAGGCCCGTCCGTCGGCGTCGTACACAAAGGGACCTTGCCCGCGCACGATGCGCAGGGCCGGCCGCTCCGGTCCGATGGGTCCCAACGGTGGAATGGCCATCGCCGCCCGCCGTTCCAGGCGTCAGGGTCCCGGACCCCGCTCTGGCGAAGACGTCGGGAGCCGGGCGTTCGGCTTCGACACCCTGCATCCAACACCGAATCTCCCACTGTCTATCGGTCGACTCGCCCAATTCCCGAACTGCCGGCCTCCCGAATGCCCGGGCCCGATCAGGTGGCCGCCTCGGCCTTTTCCTTCTTGGGGACGATCTCGCTACTGTGGCCGCCGAACAGACGGGCCGTCGGGTCGATGAACATCTTGGCCGCCCCGACGGCGATGGCCGCCTGGCCGAAGCCCGTCGCCAGGAGCTTGAGGTTCCCGACGCCTTCCACGCTGGCGATATCCCCGCAGGCGAAGACGCCCGGCAGGCTCGTCTCCATCCGGGCGTTCACCTTGATATAGCGCCCGTCCAGCTCAAAGCCCCACTCGGCCAGGGGGCCGATGTCGGCCTTAAAGCCTAAGGCCAGGATGACGGCATCGACCGGGAGGGTCTCCTCCTCCATCGTCCGGTTCTGATAGATGACGGCCTCCCGGACCCAGGTGTCGCCTCGGAGTTCCTTAAGCTCATAAGGGGTCTTGACCGTCACGGGGGCCGCCATCAGCTCCCGCACGCTCTTTTCGTGGGCCCGGAATTCGGTCCGGCGGTGGATCAGCGTGACGTGTCGGGCGATGGGATAGAGATGGAGGGCCCAGTCCACGGCCGAGTCGCCGCCCCCGACGATGAGCAGGCGCTTGTCCCGAAACTCCTCGAAGTTCTTCGCAAAGTAGTAGACGCCCCGGCCCTCGAAGGCCTGCACGCCGGGTCGGTCCAATCGGTTCGGGTTGAAGGCCCCGATGCCGGCGCAGACGATGACCGTCCGGGTCCAGTGACGTCGGCCCTTGTCGGTCGTGATCACGTAGACGCCGTCGGGCTCCCGTTCCAACTGGACGGCCCGCTCCTCGAGGCACACGGTGGGCTGGTAGCGAAGGCCCTGGGCGATGAGGCTCGCCGCCAAGTCCTTGGCCAGGACTTCCGGGAAGCCGGCCACGTCATAGATGAGCTTTTCGGGATACAGCGTGATCAGTTGGCCCCCCAGCTCGGGGAGGGCCTCGATGATCTTCGTCCGCATTTCCCGAAGACCCGCATAGAAGGCCGCAAAGAGGCCGACCGGTCCGCCGCCGATGATGGTCACGTCGTACACGTCCCGTTCCTGGGTCATAGGCGCCTCCCAGGCGTGGAATCGAACACCGGCTCTTCATGCAGGGTCCTGGCCTTTCAGGGCTCCATAGGATGGCATATCCGAGCCGCCCTTGGCAAACGGCGTATCCGGTAAGGGGGCAGATGGGCAGTCGGCAGGTCAGGGCTATCCCTGGGGTGGCCTGAGAGGGAAGGAGGGACGGTCTCTGGCCTGCGGATACCGGGGATGACGGCCGTCCAAAGGCTCCGGCTGGAACCGTCCGTCGAAGACAAAGCCCCCGACCGGCCCGACGGCCGTCCCCGTCGGGACGATGAGCCTCCTCGTTCCGTCGTAACGAGCCATTACCCGGGTCGAGGGAGCCGCCCGCACAGGTATCCCTCTCCCACCGGCCGACTGCCGACCTGCCCACCGGCCGATCTGCCCAAAACGTTATCCCGGCAGGTCCAGCGGGACGGCCGCCAAGGCCTGACGGGCGGCTTCATAGCGGGTCCGCAGGTCCTCCGGCACGGCGGCCGGTTCGAGGCCTTCCAAGTTGATGGCCACGTTCGCCAAGGCGGCGGCTAAACCCGCCCGGGCTATATAGTAGGCCGTCTGGACGTCTGACCGCATCGAGGCCAAGCCGTGGGGTAGCAATTCTTGACAGGCCTGGAGGACCTGAACGCATAGCTCGGCGACCTCCAGGGGAACGCCGGCGGCCCGCAGGGTGGCCGCCCGGATGGCCTCGGTCCGGGCCTTCCGTTCGGCTTCTGTCGCCTGCGGCCGACGGCGGGCCTCCAGGACGGCCTCGAAGGCCTGGACGTCCTCATCGACCAGGGTCAGGGCCCGAAGTTTCCACCCGGCAATGCGGCAGGCCACCTCAGGGAACCGGGCCCGCCAGTCGGGGGCGACCTTCGGGGACTGGGCACTCCGAAGGGCGTACATCTGCAGGAGGGCCGCCGCTGACGCCGCCGCCAAGGCCGCGACGGACCCGCCGCCCGGCGCAGGCGTCGCCGCAGCGACGGCTTCGATGAAGTCCCGGACGCTTTGGTCGACCCAGGCCATCGTTCACTCCTTACTCCTTAAAGGACCATGGACCATAGACCATAGACCACAGACCATGGACCATATGACCCGGCCAGGACGGGCGGTGCATGGCGGTCCATGGGGAGGACGCCTGCAGGACGGCGGGCTCTCTACGGAAGGTACCGGCATGACAGCCGGTGTGCCGGGGATCGACGCCCGTCGCCCGACCGGCCCATCGGCCGACCTGCCGACTGCCCACCTGCCTATCTGCCATCTGCCCATCTGCCGAATGCCCATCTGCCAAATGCTTGAAACATCGTGCTTTCGTGGAGACGCCCTTTCCGCTCTCCATCGCACTTCTCACCTCCCGAACAGCTCTGCTATGCGGTTTCCCTTGGATCAGGCCGGGGCCCCCGGCTCTTCCTCGATAGGTCCATGGTCCGTGGTCCACGGTCTATGGTCTATGGTCTGGGGTCTGGGGTCCGTCTTCGATCAAGGGGACCCGGAAGCGGTCGGCCAGGTACCAAGCCCACCCGTCCACGTGGGCTTCCAGGATCTCGTACGGAAACGATCGGGCCAGACGAAATGTCCAGGTCCGGCCGTCGCCGGCGGCCACGACCCGAAAGGTCCAGGCCTCGGCGCCTCCGTCCGTCCGGGTGACCCGATAGTCCTTCATCACGGCTCGGGGCGTCTCCTGCGTAGGGTCGACCGGGAGCAGGCGGATGAAGACCCACAGGTCCCATGCGGACGGCCACGGGCCGGCGGTCTGGGTCGCCTCCCACACCATCCCGAGGCGGTCGCCATCCCAGAGGCCCTCATACGTGAGCTCCGGGACGTCGGCCAGGGTCGGCATCTGCCAGTGGCGGACCCAGATAGAACGCTCGTCCGGCCGGACCTGCCACTGCAAGACATGCCACAGGCGGGGGCGCCCCTCGTAGTCGACCCGATATACGTTCCATTCCGGGCCGTCCATCCAATACGGATGCTGAACCCAACTGGAGACGACCAGTCGATGAGAACTCAGCGGGCCGGTCCCCCAGGGGCCCAGGAAGGTCAGCATAAAGATACCGAAACTGCTGATAGCGGTCTTCCATCGAAACGGGACGTCCACCGGACGGACCTCCTTCAAGTTCAAAAGTTCGATGTTGGGCACGGGAAAATTGCGGATTGCGAATTGGGGAATCAAGGAGTGCAGGCAGGGGGTCGAGGCAAGAAATGGGGCATGAGTAGCCCCTACCGGCTTATCAGAGCCGTACTCCCTATGGCTCCGGGCACCCACTCCCAATAAAGACCCTCACTCGGGGCCCTTTTGGGTCTCCTTCTCCCACACGGCCAGCCGAGCCAGGGCCCGGCGGAGCTGTTCCATCTCGGATTCGACGTCCACGTCGGGGTTCCGACTCCGCAGGCGCTCCTCGGCCCGTTGTTTGGCCTTCAGGATGGCCTCCGGGTCGATGTCGGCCACCGAGGCGGCCGTCTCGGCCAAGACGATGACCCGGTCCGGGAGGACCTCGGCGAAGCCCCACTCGACGACCAGGTGGGTCCACCGGCGACCCTGGCGATAGGCGACCTCGCCGATCGTCAGGGTCGTCAGGAGAGGGCGGTGACCCGGCAAGATGCCGAGTTGACCCAACTCGCCGGGCAGGAGGACCTCATCGACCTCGGCACTAGCCAACTGGCGGTACGGCGTGACGATGGTCAGGTGGATCTTCTCCGGTAGCTTCGCAGGCATCTTTCCTCCTGATGAGGTCCCGGGTCAGGTGCCAGGTCCCGGAATGGACCACCGACCTACCTCAGAAGGCCGATTTTCCTCATCCTCGAATGAGTCCACCGGGTTCCAGTTCCCGAGACCTGAGACTCGCACTCACCGCATCAGGCGCTTGGCCTGGTCGACGGCCTCATTGATGTCGCCGACCATGTAGAA
The sequence above is drawn from the bacterium HR11 genome and encodes:
- the yumC gene encoding Ferredoxin--NADP reductase 2, with amino-acid sequence MTQERDVYDVTIIGGGPVGLFAAFYAGLREMRTKIIEALPELGGQLITLYPEKLIYDVAGFPEVLAKDLAASLIAQGLRYQPTVCLEERAVQLEREPDGVYVITTDKGRRHWTRTVIVCAGIGAFNPNRLDRPGVQAFEGRGVYYFAKNFEEFRDKRLLIVGGGDSAVDWALHLYPIARHVTLIHRRTEFRAHEKSVRELMAAPVTVKTPYELKELRGDTWVREAVIYQNRTMEEETLPVDAVILALGFKADIGPLAEWGFELDGRYIKVNARMETSLPGVFACGDIASVEGVGNLKLLATGFGQAAIAVGAAKMFIDPTARLFGGHSSEIVPKKEKAEAAT
- the atpC gene encoding ATP synthase epsilon chain gives rise to the protein MPAKLPEKIHLTIVTPYRQLASAEVDEVLLPGELGQLGILPGHRPLLTTLTIGEVAYRQGRRWTHLVVEWGFAEVLPDRVIVLAETAASVADIDPEAILKAKQRAEERLRSRNPDVDVESEMEQLRRALARLAVWEKETQKGPE
- the fchA gene encoding Methenyltetrahydrofolate cyclohydrolase; the protein is MAWVDQSVRDFIEAVAAATPAPGGGSVAALAAASAAALLQMYALRSAQSPKVAPDWRARFPEVACRIAGWKLRALTLVDEDVQAFEAVLEARRRPQATEAERKARTEAIRAATLRAAGVPLEVAELCVQVLQACQELLPHGLASMRSDVQTAYYIARAGLAAALANVAINLEGLEPAAVPEDLRTRYEAARQALAAVPLDLPG